One genomic region from Bacillus sp. SLBN-46 encodes:
- a CDS encoding DJ-1/PfpI family protein encodes MKNQWNVGILLFDNVDVLDYSGPFEVFSLTTNSANEVPELLTKGIPAERKPFKVWTISKHGGIVTSNNGLKITPDFSFENISQNLDILIVPGGPFHAIDTCIQDRELINWISTYSQSGRTIASVCSGAILLAEAGILTDKKATTHPFAYDYLEKIYQDIEVVRDVRFVDNGQVLTSGGVSAGIDMSLHLVGKLMGEEAARTTAATLVYPYVMNSI; translated from the coding sequence ATGAAAAATCAGTGGAATGTAGGAATTTTATTATTTGATAACGTGGATGTATTAGACTATTCGGGGCCATTTGAGGTATTTTCGTTAACGACGAATTCAGCTAACGAAGTACCAGAATTGTTAACGAAAGGTATTCCTGCTGAACGAAAGCCATTTAAGGTTTGGACGATATCCAAACATGGCGGCATAGTTACAAGCAATAATGGGCTTAAGATTACACCGGACTTTAGTTTTGAGAATATCAGCCAAAACCTAGACATTCTTATCGTTCCAGGCGGGCCATTTCATGCCATTGACACCTGTATTCAGGATCGAGAATTAATAAATTGGATATCCACATACAGTCAATCTGGTAGAACCATTGCTTCCGTTTGTTCAGGGGCCATCCTGTTAGCGGAGGCTGGAATTCTCACGGATAAAAAAGCGACCACTCATCCTTTTGCGTATGATTATCTGGAAAAAATCTATCAAGATATTGAAGTGGTGCGGGATGTACGTTTCGTCGATAATGGGCAGGTACTTACTTCAGGAGGAGTATCAGCTGGAATCGATATGTCTCTCCATCTCGTAGGGAAGCTAATGGGAGAAGAAGCAGCAAGAACAACCGCTGCTACGTTGGTATATCCATACGTAATGAATTCGATTTAA
- a CDS encoding ABC transporter permease has translation MFKENLKMSWMNLIHNKMRSFLTMLGIVIGVASIIALITIVKGAMNGMTSEFSSFGADKISVKAMGTPLKQGLIDSDIQKLAEIEDVVGVSPTLSGSTTVVYNGNEKTDISVQGKNDVYFSKNKDLVETGRGLTILDIDSKNNVCLIGANIADELFWGEDPVGKKLLISGVTYTVIGTLQESNSFSDSSNNDAVIIPYTTSMRILGTGYISSVDVYMGNSNHSEKITEDIEAVLKQAFNYKDNSFTVMNMQDMLASFNKITTMLSLMLGGIASISLVVGGIGIMNMMLVSVTERTTEIGLRKALGAEPKRIQQQFLLEAVFLSLFGGAIGFLLGVLIALGVCTLIGANFALSTYTVLLALGFSAGIGIIFGIAPARKASRLNPIDALRSV, from the coding sequence ATGTTTAAGGAAAATCTGAAGATGTCATGGATGAACCTCATCCATAACAAAATGCGCTCCTTCCTAACCATGCTCGGAATTGTGATTGGGGTCGCATCCATAATTGCATTGATTACCATAGTTAAAGGTGCAATGAATGGAATGACAAGTGAGTTTTCCTCCTTTGGTGCAGATAAAATATCCGTTAAAGCTATGGGAACACCACTGAAGCAGGGGTTAATTGATAGTGACATTCAAAAGCTTGCCGAAATCGAGGATGTTGTTGGTGTTTCTCCCACTCTTTCAGGAAGCACTACGGTGGTTTATAACGGTAATGAAAAAACGGATATCTCAGTTCAGGGAAAGAATGATGTGTATTTTTCAAAGAATAAAGATCTGGTTGAAACGGGAAGAGGACTAACGATTCTTGATATTGATAGTAAAAATAATGTGTGTTTAATTGGTGCTAATATAGCAGACGAATTGTTTTGGGGAGAAGATCCTGTGGGTAAAAAGCTGCTGATTTCTGGTGTCACTTATACGGTAATAGGAACACTTCAGGAATCTAATAGCTTTTCAGATTCCTCGAACAACGATGCAGTAATCATACCTTACACGACTTCAATGCGCATTCTTGGTACAGGATATATTTCTAGTGTGGACGTTTATATGGGTAACTCCAATCATTCTGAAAAAATCACGGAAGATATCGAAGCAGTCTTAAAACAGGCGTTCAATTACAAAGATAATAGTTTTACCGTGATGAATATGCAGGATATGCTGGCATCATTTAATAAGATCACAACGATGTTATCTCTTATGCTTGGGGGGATCGCATCCATTTCACTTGTTGTCGGTGGGATTGGAATCATGAACATGATGTTGGTGTCTGTAACCGAAAGAACAACAGAAATTGGGCTAAGAAAGGCTCTCGGAGCAGAACCGAAACGGATTCAGCAGCAGTTTTTACTGGAGGCTGTATTCTTATCTCTCTTTGGTGGAGCGATCGGCTTTTTGTTAGGTGTGTTAATCGCCTTGGGAGTGTGTACATTAATTGGCGCGAATTTCGCACTCTCCACCTATACCGTATTGTTGGCACTAGGCTTCTCTGCAGGCATCGGAATTATTTTTGGTATAGCGCCAGCTAGAAAAGCATCAAGATTGAATCCGATAGATGCATTAAGAAGTGTGTAA
- a CDS encoding ABC transporter ATP-binding protein, whose protein sequence is MSEQILKINQITKTYVMGEEEQVVLNHINLTVNRGDFVAILGPSGSGKSTLMNLIGCLDSPTNGDYFLSNQKVDELDESELAAIRNKEVGFVFQQFQLLPRLSAIQNVELPLVYAGVAEKERRRRASELLIRVGLGEKLQNRPNQLSGGQQQRVAIARAMVTEPTILLADEPTGALDQKTGQQIMELFHELHQEGKTIIMITHDIEIAKNASRIVHILDGKLREEHVYV, encoded by the coding sequence ATGAGTGAGCAAATTCTCAAAATCAATCAGATAACCAAAACGTATGTAATGGGCGAGGAAGAACAAGTCGTCTTAAACCATATCAATTTAACAGTGAATAGAGGAGACTTTGTTGCGATATTAGGACCTTCTGGTTCAGGCAAATCTACACTGATGAACCTGATTGGTTGTCTTGATTCACCGACAAACGGAGATTATTTTTTATCGAATCAAAAGGTTGATGAGCTTGATGAATCTGAGCTGGCAGCGATTCGAAACAAAGAGGTTGGATTTGTTTTTCAACAATTCCAACTCCTGCCTAGACTGAGTGCCATTCAAAATGTGGAACTGCCTCTTGTATATGCGGGGGTGGCTGAAAAGGAACGTAGACGGAGGGCCAGCGAACTGCTCATTAGAGTGGGGCTCGGTGAAAAATTACAAAACCGGCCGAATCAGCTTTCTGGAGGACAACAGCAGAGGGTGGCCATTGCGAGAGCGATGGTAACGGAGCCCACAATATTACTAGCAGATGAACCCACTGGAGCACTAGATCAAAAAACAGGTCAGCAAATTATGGAGCTTTTTCATGAGCTTCATCAAGAAGGAAAAACCATCATTATGATTACTCATGATATCGAGATTGCCAAAAATGCCAGCAGGATTGTTCACATTTTAGACGGCAAACTGAGAGAGGAGCATGTATATGTTTAA
- a CDS encoding HlyD family efflux transporter periplasmic adaptor subunit, with the protein MNTKQKKKSKKKIVIWSIVGLIVASLISAVLLTPKGIGNVEKEKAQTGDIATYYSFSGAVEAKNRKTVTSEEAIQIKEIKVKVGDQVKTGDVLMVTKQGNKIKATLDGEISKIHVEKNAELMSGAQLVDIVNYSVLQTTVKVDEYDLKYLKVGQEVNVTINALEKEIKRTVSEISKEATNENGVSYFTATIDLVKDEAIKVGMSTEAKILKQQAKGVVTLSMKAIQFDSKNKPYVLIPKEKGMTTKKYIQPGINDGTTIEIKDGVSAGEEVIISSDNKEVSHADMMQGGTNNE; encoded by the coding sequence ATGAATACAAAACAAAAAAAGAAGAGTAAGAAGAAGATCGTGATTTGGTCGATTGTAGGACTAATCGTTGCCTCATTGATTTCAGCGGTGTTACTTACGCCGAAGGGAATAGGTAACGTTGAAAAAGAAAAAGCACAAACGGGGGACATTGCAACCTATTACAGCTTTTCCGGGGCAGTAGAAGCGAAAAACAGAAAGACAGTAACGAGCGAAGAGGCCATTCAAATTAAAGAAATTAAGGTCAAAGTAGGCGACCAAGTGAAAACCGGAGATGTCTTGATGGTAACGAAACAGGGGAACAAAATAAAGGCCACTTTAGACGGGGAGATTTCGAAGATCCATGTAGAGAAAAACGCGGAGCTAATGTCTGGGGCGCAGCTTGTTGATATCGTTAACTATTCCGTGTTACAAACCACCGTAAAGGTCGACGAATATGACCTGAAATATTTAAAGGTAGGTCAAGAGGTCAATGTAACAATCAATGCACTTGAAAAAGAAATAAAAAGAACGGTTTCTGAGATTTCTAAGGAAGCAACCAATGAAAATGGGGTGTCTTATTTTACCGCAACTATTGATCTGGTTAAAGATGAAGCAATCAAAGTGGGAATGAGTACAGAGGCTAAAATATTGAAGCAACAGGCAAAGGGTGTAGTGACTTTATCCATGAAAGCCATTCAATTTGATAGCAAAAATAAACCTTATGTTTTGATTCCAAAAGAAAAAGGGATGACAACCAAAAAATATATTCAACCAGGCATTAACGATGGAACGACGATTGAAATTAAAGACGGTGTGAGTGCTGGTGAAGAGGTCATCATTTCATCTGATAATAAAGAGGTTTCTCATGCAGATATGATGCAGGGAGGAACCAATAATGAGTGA
- a CDS encoding response regulator transcription factor, with protein sequence MEILLVDDHRSVVEGTKMLIEAEPDMNVTIETDVYCVPDLVRLKTFDVILFDLYMPNINGADLARKVLEDVPDAVILIYSGFDIAPHFNLLMDSGVSGFVAKTSTREQLVQAIRSAARKEAIVPMHLLKQLRRQEIVVQGDKANEKTTIGKKEETLLRELAKGHSNKEISKTLLISQRSLEYSLTELFQKLNVNSRVEAIKKSKSLGILPNEDLY encoded by the coding sequence ATGGAAATATTGTTGGTTGATGATCATCGATCAGTCGTCGAAGGAACAAAAATGTTGATAGAAGCAGAGCCAGATATGAATGTCACGATTGAAACGGACGTATATTGTGTCCCTGATTTGGTTCGTCTGAAGACATTTGATGTGATTCTTTTTGACCTATATATGCCCAATATCAATGGGGCCGATTTGGCACGGAAGGTGCTCGAGGATGTTCCTGATGCTGTGATTTTAATTTATTCCGGATTTGATATTGCTCCTCACTTTAATTTACTGATGGACTCAGGGGTTTCGGGCTTTGTCGCGAAAACGTCAACCCGTGAGCAATTGGTTCAGGCGATTCGAAGTGCAGCGAGGAAAGAAGCGATTGTCCCTATGCATTTGTTAAAGCAGCTTAGACGTCAGGAAATCGTGGTTCAAGGGGATAAGGCAAATGAAAAAACTACGATTGGAAAAAAAGAAGAAACACTTCTTCGTGAATTAGCAAAAGGGCACAGCAACAAAGAAATCTCTAAGACACTATTAATCAGTCAACGTTCATTAGAATACAGTCTAACGGAACTGTTCCAAAAACTAAACGTGAATTCCCGGGTAGAAGCCATCAAAAAATCCAAAAGCCTGGGCATTTTACCAAATGAAGATTTATATTAA